The Populus nigra chromosome 19, ddPopNigr1.1, whole genome shotgun sequence genome includes a window with the following:
- the LOC133679851 gene encoding uncharacterized protein LOC133679851, which yields MHAKTDSDGTSLDTSWLPRSPRRPVYYVQSPSNHDVEKMSYGSSPTVSPPHLYYHCSPIHHSRESSTSRFSNSLKMPRSLSAWKHIRIDDGDGDDHDGDDDDEKDGGGGARKVRLYFMGLLFFVMLFTVFCLILWGASKAYKPEISVKSMVFENFYVQAGNDQTGVPTDMLSLNSTVKIHYRNPATFFAVHVTSTPLEIHYFQLKLASGQMRKFSQPRKSRRTVVTVVHSSQVPLYGGVPHIADAREHVNKVAVPLNLTFSLRSRAYILGRLVKSKFYNRVRCTVTLTGKKLGKPHNLTEACVYL from the exons atgcacGCCAAGACTGACTCAGATGGAACCAGTCTCGACACATCATGGCTGCCGAGGTCACCAAGAAGGCCAGTCTACTACGTTCAAAGTCCATCAAACCATGATGTGGAGAAAATGTCTTATGGGTCAAGCCCAACCGTCTCACCACCACACCTTTACTACCATTGTTCACCAATTCACCACTCTCGTGAGTCATCTACGTCAAGATTTTCTAATTCACTCAAGATGCCAAGAAGTTTATCTGCTTGGAAACATATAAGGATTGATGACGGAGATGGAGATGATCATGATGGTGATGACGATGATGAAAAGGATGGTGGGGGTGGTGCACGTAAAGTGAGGTTGTATTTCATGGGGTTATTGTTCTTTGTTATGCTGTTTACCGTGTTTTGTTTGATCTTGTGGGGTGCAAGCAAGGCTTACAAGCCAGAAATTTCAGTCAAG AGCATGGTGTTCGAGAATTTTTATGTTCAAGCAGGGAATGATCAAACAGGAGTGCCAACAGACATGCTGTCGTTAAATTCCACGGTCAAGATTCATTACAGAAATCCCGCTACCTTCTTCGCCGTCCATGTCACCTCTACCCCTCTTGAAATTCACTATTTCCAGCTCAAACTTGCCTCTGGGCAG ATGAGGAAGTTCTCTCAGCCGAGGAAGAGCCGGAGGACAGTGGTGACAGTGGTGCACAGTTCCCAAGTTCCCCTCTATGGAGGGGTGCCCCATATTGCTGATGCTAGAGAGCATGTAAACAAAGTTGCAGTGCCTCTTAACCTGACATTTTCCTTGAGGTCCAGGGCCTACATTCTGGGAAGATTGGTGAAGTCAAAGTTTTATAATCGTGTTAGATGCACTGTTACTCTAACTGGTAAAAAACTGGGCAAGCCCCACAATTTGACAGAAGCATGTGTTTATCTCTGA
- the LOC133679662 gene encoding lysine histidine transporter-like 8, translated as MGEVVDANSTPVTPRPNANSNPVTPRPASVSPTPPISAPPSQFHSPSLSRSPLLTPDHIVPSKTPRNSTPRNATPRFRTPRFMTPLGSPLRRALQLTKLDPQDAWLPITESRNGNAWYAAFHCLCSGIGFQALVLPVSFTVLGWAWGIIALTVAFAWQLYTFYLLVQLHENTETGIRYSRYLQIMSANFGEKKAKWLGLFPILYLSIGTCVALNIIGGSTSKLFFQTVCGQSCTVKTLTPVEWYLVFASAAVLLSQLPNLNSIAGVSLIGSITAVVYCTIMWMVSVNKDRLPGITYKPVRGPKEVDRLFEVLNSLGIIAFAFRGHNLVLEIQATMPSSEKHPSRVPMWKGAKAAYAVIAACLFPLAIGGFWAYGQRIPKNGGLQSAFYAYRRSDTSEFIMGLVSLLIIINALSSFQIYAMPMFDELESIFTKRMKRPCQWWLRIILRAFFGYGVFFLAVAIPSIGSVGGLVGGISLPVTLAYPCFMWLRMKKPKKYGKMWYLNWSLGITGLILSVSFMAAGVYVIKENDSKFEWFKPK; from the exons atgggtgAAGTTGTTGATGCAAACTCTACTCCCGTGACACCAAGGCCTAATGCAAACTCTAATCCTGTAACACCAAGGCCAGCCTCAGTGTCACCAACGCCACCGATATCGGCTCCTCCGTCGCAATTTCATTCGCCGTCGTTGTCTAGATCACCTTTGCTCACACCTGATCATATTGTTCCAAGCAAAACCCCAAGGAACTCAACCCCAAGAAATGCAACCCCAAGATTTAGAACTCCTCGCTTTATGACCCCTTTAGGTAGTCCTCTTAGAAGGGCTCTCCAACTCACAAAACTTGACCCTCAAGATGCTTGGCTTCCAATTACTGAGTCCCGAAATGGAAACGCATGGTATGCAGCGTTTCATTGCCTTTGCTCTGGCATTGGTTTTCAAGCACTCGTGCTCCCTGTTTCCTTCACTGTCCTTGGTTG GGCATGGGGCATCATAGCCTTGACAGTTGCATTCGCATGGCAGCTTTACACTTTTTATTTACTTGTGCAACTACATGAAAACACCGAGACTGGCATTCGTTACAGCAGATATCTTCAAATTATGAGTGCAAATTTCG GTGAGAAGAAAGCAAAGTGGCTAGGCCTATTTCCAATCTTGTACCTATCAATAGGTACATGTGTGGCGCTAAACATAATCGGAGGAtcaacatcaaaattatttttccagaCTGTATGCGGTCAATCATGCACAGTCAAAACATTAACACCAGTAGAATGGTACTTGGTGTTTGCTAGCGCCGCAGTTCTTCTGTCTCAGCTACCAAACTTGAACTCAATTGCTGGTGTATCACTTATTGGATCCATCACTGCTGTCGTGTATTGCACAATTATGTGGATGGTTTCTGTTAACAAGGATAGGTTGCCTGGCATAACTTACAAGCCAGTTCGTGGACCAAAGGAGGTTGACAGGCTCTTTGAAGTTCTTAATTCACTCGGGATCATTGCTTTTGCATTTAGAGGTCACAATCTCGTTCTTGAGATCCAG gcTACTATGCCCTCGAGTGAGAAGCATCCCTCCCGTGTGCCGATGTGGAAGGGTGCCAAGGCTGCTTATGCAGTTATTGCAGCATGTTTATTCCCCCTCGCAATTGGAGGCTTTTGGGCATACGGCCAAAGG atACCAAAAAATGGTGGCTTGCAATCAGCCTTCTACGCGTACCGAAGGAGTGACACCTCGGAATTTATCATGGGACTTGTTAGTTTACTTATCATAATAAATGCTCTCAGCTCATTCCagatctatgccatgccaatgTTTGATGAGTTGGAGTCGATTTTCACCAAGAGGATGAAGAGGCCATGCCAATGGTGGCTCCGAATAATCCTGAGGGCATTTTTCGGATACGGGGTCTTCTTTTTGGCCGTCGCAATCCCGTCTATCGGGAGTGTGGGTGGTCTGGTCGGAGGAATATCATTGCCGGTCACATTGGCTTACCCTTGCTTCATGTGGCTTAGGATGAAGAAGCCAAAGAAGTATGGCAAAATGTGGTACCTTAATTGGAGCCTGGGAATCACTGGTTTGATTCTGAGCGTGTCTTTTATGGCTGCCGGAGTATATGTTATAAAAGAGAATGACAGTAAATTTGAGTGGTTCAAGCCCAAGTAA
- the LOC133679880 gene encoding auxin-responsive protein SAUR68-like, whose amino-acid sequence MITPVKLIKMARKWQSLAALKRKRISLQRNHSNASTSSSNMSTVADKGHFVVYTADQRRFMFPISYLNNNIVRKLLVMSEEEFGLPGDGPITLPCDAVFMEYVCSLIQGRVEKEMEKAMLMSVISSRSCSLSSCPSKGQTSQQSLVYI is encoded by the coding sequence ATGATCACCCCCGTGAAACTTATCAAGATGGCAAGGAAGTGGCAAAGTCTAGCTGCCCTAAAGAGGAAAAGAATTTCATTACAAAGAAACCATAGTAATGCAAGTACTAGCAGTAGCAACATGTCAACAGTGGCGGATAAGGGCCATTTTGTTGTCTACACAGCTGATCAAAGACGTTTCATGTTTCCTATTTCATACCTTAACAACAACATTGTTAGAAAACTCCTGGTAATGTCCGAGGAAGAATTTGGCCTGCCAGGCGACGGACCGATCACATTACCATGTGATGCAGTCTTCATGGAATATGTATGTTCTTTGATCCAAGGGAGAGtcgaaaaagaaatggaaaaggcTATGCTTATGTCAGTAATCAGTAGCAGATCATGTTCATTATCTTCTTGTCCCAGTAAAGGGCAAACTAGCCAGCAgtctttagtatatatatag